Proteins encoded within one genomic window of Natator depressus isolate rNatDep1 chromosome 1, rNatDep2.hap1, whole genome shotgun sequence:
- the LOC141994268 gene encoding olfactory receptor 52R1-like, with protein sequence MSDSNAPNFTNPSTFILLGIPGLETAHIWISLPFCTIYAIAILGNFTILFIVKMEQSLHEPMYCFLCMLAVTDLVVSTSTLPKTLSIFWFNSREINFSACLTQMYFIQCFSVMASGIIVAMAFDRYVAICHPLRHSTILTNPMVATIGLAVVLRGCMIVLPTPFLARWWPYCRTNIIPHTYCDGMAVVKLACADTHVSSYYGLSVAFLVMGLDVFFITVSYTQILRAIFSLPTKDTRLKTFRTCSSHLCVFLAFSIPALFSILSHRFGQNVPLHFHVLMANIYLLVPPMLNPIIYGLGTKHIRDRLLQLFTCKGT encoded by the coding sequence atgtcagattcTAATGCACCCaacttcaccaacccctccaccttcatcctgctgggcattcctggcctggagaCGGCCCACATCTGGATCTCCCTCCCCTTCTGCACCATTTATGCCATAGCcatcttggggaacttcaccatcctctttattgTCAAGATGGAGCAGAGCCTTCATGAGCCCATGTACtgtttcctctgcatgctggccgtCACCGACCTGGTTGTGTCCACGTCCACCCTGCCCAAAAcactgagcatcttctggttcaattccagggagatcaatttcagtgcctgcctcacccagatgtacttcATTCAATGCTTCTCAGTGATGGCATCTGGGATCATCGTGGCCATGGCTTTTGATCGCTACGTGGCTATCTGtcatcccctgagacattccaccatcctgacaaaCCCCATGGTGGCCACGATTGGCCTGGCCGTGGTGTTGCGTGGCTGCATGATCGTACTGCCAACTCCCTTCCTGGCGAGGTggtggccatattgcagaaccaacatcatccCCCACACATACTGTGATGGCATGGCTGTGGTGAAGCTGGCCTGCGCTGACACCCATGTCAGTAGTTACTATGGCCTCTCTGTGGCATTCTTGGTGATGGGTCTGGATGTGTTTTTTATCACCGTGTCCTATACtcagatcctcagggccatcttcagcctccccacaaaggacACCAGGCTCAAGACTTTTaggacctgcagctcccacctctgtgtCTTCTTAGCCTTTAGCATCCCAGCTCTCTTTTCCATCCTCTCACACCGGTTTGGCCAGAATGTGCCCCTGCATTTCCATGTTCTCATGGCCAACATTTACCTCCTTGTGCCCCCCATGTtaaaccccatcatctacggGTTGGGGACCAAACATATTCGGGACAGGCTGCTCCAgctttttacctgtaaagggaCCTAA